One Tessaracoccus lacteus DNA window includes the following coding sequences:
- the ald gene encoding alanine dehydrogenase, which produces MRIGIPREIKNSEFRVAITPAGVHELTAHGHHVSVEAGAGGGSSISDDEYRAAGATILDEAAEVWDLSDLVCKVKEPVASEYPLLRDDLVLFTYLHLAADPALTKALLTAGTTSIAYETVQTAAGVLPLLYPMSEVAGCLAPQVGAQALMRVDGGRGILMGGIGGVPEAKVVVLGAGVAGQNAAAVAVGMGADVTLLDTNLDKLRDAGRRWGGRVHTVASSALAVREQVTAADLVIGTVLIPGARAPRLVTDEMVAQMRPGSVLVDVAIDQGGCFESSRPTTHEDPTFRVHESVFYCVANMPGAVPWTSTRALTNATLPYLVELAQLGWHDALRVDPALARGLATHAGRLTSQPVAEALGQEWTTVAQVLERS; this is translated from the coding sequence ATGCGCATCGGGATTCCACGAGAGATCAAGAACAGCGAGTTCCGGGTGGCGATCACGCCAGCCGGGGTGCACGAGCTGACCGCCCACGGGCACCACGTCTCCGTCGAGGCGGGTGCCGGCGGCGGGTCGTCGATCAGCGACGACGAGTACCGCGCCGCAGGGGCCACCATCCTCGACGAGGCGGCCGAGGTCTGGGACCTCTCGGATCTCGTGTGCAAGGTGAAGGAGCCCGTCGCCTCCGAGTATCCGCTGCTGCGCGACGACCTCGTCCTGTTCACCTACCTGCACCTGGCCGCCGATCCCGCCCTCACGAAGGCTCTGCTCACGGCCGGCACCACGTCCATCGCGTACGAGACGGTGCAGACGGCCGCCGGCGTGCTGCCGCTCCTGTACCCGATGAGCGAGGTGGCCGGCTGCCTCGCACCGCAGGTCGGCGCGCAGGCGCTCATGCGGGTCGACGGTGGGCGCGGGATCCTGATGGGCGGCATCGGGGGTGTGCCGGAGGCGAAGGTCGTCGTGCTCGGAGCCGGCGTCGCCGGGCAGAACGCCGCCGCGGTCGCCGTCGGCATGGGCGCCGACGTCACGCTGCTGGACACCAACCTCGACAAGCTCCGCGACGCGGGCCGGCGCTGGGGAGGGCGGGTCCACACCGTCGCGTCGTCGGCGCTGGCGGTGCGCGAGCAGGTCACGGCCGCCGACCTCGTCATCGGCACGGTGCTTATCCCCGGCGCGCGGGCTCCGCGGCTTGTCACCGACGAGATGGTCGCGCAGATGCGACCCGGCTCTGTGCTGGTCGACGTGGCGATCGACCAGGGCGGCTGCTTCGAGTCGAGCCGACCCACGACGCACGAGGACCCAACGTTCCGCGTACACGAATCGGTGTTCTATTGCGTGGCCAACATGCCGGGCGCCGTCCCGTGGACCTCGACGCGTGCACTGACGAACGCGACGCTGCCATACCTGGTCGAACTGGCCCAGCTCGGGTGGCATGACGCGCTGCGCGTCGATCCGGCACTGGCCCGAGGCCTCGCAACGCACGCTGGCCGCCTGACATCCCAGCCCGTGGCCGAGGCCCTTGGCCAGGAGTGGACGACCGTCGCCCAGGTGCTGGAGCGCTCCTGA
- a CDS encoding PfkB family carbohydrate kinase — protein sequence MSPRLVIVGSVIADQMMTVPRLPERGGDVMGGPVVAQAGGLFNVIAAASRLGMPTALAGRVGTGLVGDLLWRELAATGTDVLLVRAVDGDSGCCIGFIEPDGERTFVTSPGVEQTLTDADLDTVAWRADDALYVSGYDLLYPSTGPAVARLLARLRPVTVLLDPGPLIGEIPRDVLDTVLAHTTILSLNKRELGIIGEPVDAPLGIWGRLPDDATVIARVGPDGAWVHRRSEAPFRVPAFPATPVDTTGAGDAHAGALLASLADGLDLPAAVRRANAAAAIAVSRFGSAAGPTSAELAEALA from the coding sequence ATGAGCCCACGGCTCGTAATCGTGGGATCCGTCATCGCCGATCAGATGATGACGGTCCCGCGCCTGCCGGAGCGCGGCGGCGACGTCATGGGCGGTCCCGTCGTCGCGCAGGCTGGTGGCCTGTTCAACGTCATCGCCGCCGCGTCGCGCCTGGGGATGCCGACCGCACTTGCCGGGCGCGTCGGGACCGGTCTGGTGGGCGACCTGCTGTGGCGTGAACTGGCCGCGACAGGCACCGACGTCCTGCTCGTCCGTGCCGTCGACGGTGACTCCGGCTGCTGCATCGGCTTCATCGAGCCCGACGGTGAGCGCACGTTCGTCACTAGCCCCGGCGTCGAGCAGACACTGACCGACGCCGACCTCGACACCGTCGCGTGGCGGGCGGACGACGCGCTCTACGTCAGCGGATACGACCTGCTCTACCCGTCGACCGGCCCGGCCGTCGCCCGGCTCCTCGCGCGGCTGCGGCCCGTCACGGTGCTGCTCGACCCCGGCCCCCTGATCGGGGAGATCCCCCGCGACGTCCTCGACACGGTGCTGGCGCACACCACGATCCTCAGCCTGAACAAACGCGAGCTCGGGATCATCGGGGAACCCGTCGACGCCCCGCTGGGCATCTGGGGTCGGCTGCCCGACGACGCGACGGTGATCGCGCGAGTCGGCCCCGACGGAGCCTGGGTCCACCGGCGCAGTGAGGCGCCGTTCCGCGTCCCCGCGTTCCCCGCCACCCCAGTCGACACGACGGGCGCTGGCGACGCGCACGCCGGCGCGCTGCTCGCTTCCCTCGCCGACGGACTGGACCTCCCTGCTGCCGTGAGGCGCGCCAACGCAGCGGCCGCCATCGCCGTTTCACGATTCGGGTCGGCAGCCGGCCCCACCAGCGCGGAGCTGGCCGAGGCCCTAGCCTGA
- a CDS encoding ADP-ribosylglycohydrolase family protein, whose protein sequence is MNTRAEGALIGLALGDALGMPTQLLTRSRIRDLFGELDAFHAGPAENPISPGQLAGTVTDDTHQAMILARLLIEGDGAVDLDAFAVELIAWHERMEAAGSLDLLGPSTLRAITAFRDGTPATETGRWGDTNGAAMRVAPFGIAHRALPLVAFVDRLAAVNVLTHNTTIGNAGAAAIAAAVSAGIDGATVADQLGTAVEAAQLGALHGHDTAGPSVAMRIMWAISLAAAADDPCEAIATLVGTSVATQESVPAALAIVAAFPDDPWRGVCAAASLGGDSDTVAAMAGAVFGARHGVEGFPPDAVAFLEAANPGFDLRRVASELMEMRR, encoded by the coding sequence ATGAACACGCGGGCGGAAGGGGCGCTGATCGGGCTCGCGCTCGGCGACGCGCTTGGCATGCCGACGCAGCTGCTCACCAGGTCGCGGATCCGCGACCTGTTCGGAGAGCTGGACGCCTTCCATGCCGGACCGGCAGAGAACCCGATCTCGCCAGGCCAGCTGGCCGGCACTGTCACCGACGACACGCATCAGGCGATGATCCTCGCCCGGCTGCTGATCGAGGGCGATGGCGCCGTCGACCTCGACGCCTTCGCGGTGGAGCTCATCGCCTGGCACGAGCGGATGGAGGCCGCGGGTTCGCTGGACCTGCTTGGCCCCTCCACGCTGCGCGCCATCACCGCCTTCCGGGACGGGACCCCGGCGACGGAGACCGGCCGCTGGGGCGACACCAACGGCGCCGCCATGCGCGTCGCGCCGTTCGGGATCGCGCACCGCGCGCTGCCGCTTGTGGCCTTCGTCGATCGGCTCGCCGCCGTCAACGTCCTGACGCACAACACCACGATCGGCAACGCCGGGGCGGCCGCCATCGCCGCGGCCGTGTCGGCCGGGATCGACGGCGCGACGGTCGCCGACCAGCTCGGCACTGCAGTCGAGGCGGCCCAGCTCGGCGCGCTGCACGGGCATGACACGGCCGGCCCGTCGGTAGCGATGCGCATCATGTGGGCGATCTCGCTGGCCGCGGCCGCCGACGACCCCTGCGAGGCGATCGCCACGCTGGTCGGCACCTCGGTCGCGACGCAGGAATCGGTGCCCGCAGCGCTGGCGATCGTCGCCGCCTTCCCCGACGATCCCTGGCGCGGCGTATGCGCCGCGGCCTCGCTCGGAGGCGACTCCGACACCGTCGCGGCGATGGCCGGGGCGGTCTTCGGCGCGCGGCATGGCGTCGAGGGTTTCCCGCCTGACGCGGTGGCGTTCCTGGAGGCCGCGAACCCCGGATTCGACCTGCGCCGCGTGGCCTCCGAACTGATGGAGATGCGCCGATGA
- a CDS encoding HAD family hydrolase, producing the protein MIQAVVFDLGEVLASPPDLLPMLAAHLVVPVERLEPLYWVGRDAYDAGVDDAAYWAPLLEALDRPTDAEFMDELALLDAGIWTGLRPDARQLLRDCRHAGRQVAVLSNSPHAMQVVADRAPWREDLDRLFVSATYGIVKPDPEIYRLVTDDLRLPADRIAFVDDRPANVDAAVAEGWQAHLFVNDDDTRAWLEELGVLLPRATPQP; encoded by the coding sequence ATGATCCAGGCTGTCGTGTTCGACCTCGGCGAGGTGCTGGCCTCCCCGCCCGACCTGCTACCGATGCTCGCCGCGCATCTCGTCGTGCCCGTCGAGCGGCTCGAGCCGCTGTACTGGGTCGGGCGCGACGCATACGACGCCGGGGTCGACGACGCGGCCTACTGGGCCCCGCTGCTCGAGGCCCTCGACCGGCCGACCGACGCGGAGTTCATGGATGAGCTTGCGCTGCTCGATGCCGGCATCTGGACCGGGCTGCGGCCGGACGCCAGGCAGCTGCTGCGCGACTGTCGCCACGCGGGACGCCAGGTGGCCGTGCTCAGCAACTCTCCCCACGCGATGCAGGTAGTGGCCGACCGGGCACCCTGGCGCGAGGATCTCGACAGGCTGTTCGTCTCCGCCACCTACGGCATCGTCAAGCCGGACCCCGAGATCTACCGCCTCGTCACCGACGACCTGCGGCTCCCGGCCGATCGCATCGCCTTCGTCGACGACCGGCCCGCCAACGTCGACGCAGCCGTGGCCGAGGGCTGGCAGGCCCACCTGTTCGTCAACGACGACGACACACGCGCCTGGCTGGAGGAGCTCGGCGTCCTGCTGCCCCGCGCCACCCCGCAACCGTAG
- a CDS encoding YnfA family protein, whose amino-acid sequence MLTLKSIALFVAAAVCEIGGAWLVWQGIREHRGWLWIGAGVVALGLYGAVATLQPDANFGRILAAYGGVFIVGSLAWGMVLDGFRPDRWDVVGALICLVGVGIIMYAPRAA is encoded by the coding sequence ATGCTCACGCTGAAGTCCATCGCGCTGTTCGTCGCCGCCGCCGTCTGCGAGATCGGCGGCGCCTGGCTGGTCTGGCAGGGCATCCGCGAGCACCGGGGCTGGCTGTGGATCGGGGCGGGCGTGGTCGCGCTAGGCCTCTACGGCGCCGTCGCGACGCTGCAGCCCGATGCCAACTTCGGCCGGATTCTCGCCGCATATGGGGGCGTGTTCATCGTCGGATCGCTGGCCTGGGGCATGGTGCTCGACGGTTTCCGTCCTGACCGCTGGGACGTGGTCGGGGCGTTGATCTGCCTCGTCGGCGTCGGCATCATCATGTACGCACCGCGCGCGGCGTGA
- a CDS encoding A/G-specific adenine glycosylase, with product MTHDHEAVRHELAVWFAAGHRPLPWRGAEVTPWGVLVSEIMLQQTPVSRVEPRWRVWLTRWPTPADLAAAPVDEVLRAWDRLGYPRRALRLRDAAAAIVARHDGQVPDDEAALLALPGIGRYTAAAVLAFAFGRRSLVLDVNIRRVLARIETGVEHPPPHETAAERNRAWDWVPDGDAEAALWSASAMELGAVVCTARAPRCEACPVARHCAWLAAGRPEWGGAPRVAQAWEGTDRQCRGRLMAALRAADGPVSLADVAWPDPEQLTRCADSLVADRLAARSASGLTLP from the coding sequence GTGACCCACGACCACGAGGCCGTCCGGCATGAGCTGGCCGTCTGGTTCGCGGCCGGGCACCGGCCGCTGCCGTGGCGCGGCGCCGAGGTCACGCCGTGGGGCGTGCTCGTGAGCGAGATCATGCTGCAGCAGACCCCCGTCTCGAGGGTCGAGCCGCGGTGGCGCGTCTGGCTGACCCGCTGGCCCACTCCCGCCGACCTCGCCGCCGCCCCCGTCGACGAGGTGCTGCGCGCCTGGGACCGCCTCGGCTACCCACGCCGGGCGCTGAGACTGCGCGACGCCGCGGCCGCGATCGTCGCACGCCACGACGGCCAGGTCCCCGACGACGAGGCGGCGCTGCTCGCCTTGCCCGGCATCGGCCGCTACACGGCCGCCGCCGTGCTCGCCTTCGCGTTCGGCCGCCGATCGTTGGTCCTCGACGTGAACATCCGCCGCGTCCTGGCGCGCATCGAGACCGGCGTCGAGCACCCGCCCCCACACGAGACCGCCGCCGAGCGGAACCGCGCCTGGGATTGGGTGCCCGACGGCGACGCGGAGGCGGCGCTGTGGTCAGCCTCCGCGATGGAGTTGGGCGCCGTGGTCTGCACCGCGCGGGCGCCCCGCTGCGAGGCCTGCCCCGTCGCCCGGCACTGCGCGTGGCTCGCGGCCGGCCGCCCGGAGTGGGGCGGCGCACCGCGCGTGGCGCAGGCATGGGAGGGGACCGACCGTCAGTGCCGAGGTCGGCTCATGGCCGCGTTACGCGCTGCCGACGGTCCGGTGTCGCTGGCCGATGTCGCCTGGCCCGACCCGGAGCAGCTGACCCGCTGCGCTGACTCGCTGGTCGCCGACCGGCTCGCGGCACGATCGGCTTCAGGGCTCACGCTCCCCTGA
- a CDS encoding DUF6553 family protein: MADVTEPRTALERARFGRRLGTGDRFVGFWLELAVAGRNASLGGDRRNVARTIRAFFKGTRAAVDEAGVDALHAELRDAAQLYWGSCLTDPQYSSTLFGLKRLDDAELRGKIALEYAQAARLMVDSGALLGPAADLPGLYLDGLLLAAPGLQDQVRAVVSRYAEVEAAVADRLPEPPAD; the protein is encoded by the coding sequence ATGGCAGACGTGACTGAGCCCCGAACCGCGCTGGAGCGCGCCCGCTTCGGCCGCCGACTCGGCACCGGCGACCGTTTCGTCGGGTTCTGGCTCGAGTTGGCGGTGGCGGGCCGCAACGCCTCCCTCGGCGGCGACCGTCGCAACGTCGCACGGACGATCCGCGCGTTCTTCAAGGGCACAAGGGCGGCCGTCGACGAGGCCGGGGTAGACGCGCTGCACGCAGAACTCCGTGACGCCGCCCAGCTCTACTGGGGCAGCTGCCTGACCGACCCGCAGTACTCCAGCACCCTCTTCGGCCTCAAGCGCCTCGACGATGCCGAACTGCGCGGCAAGATCGCGCTGGAGTACGCGCAGGCGGCGCGTCTGATGGTGGACTCCGGCGCGCTACTCGGCCCTGCCGCCGACCTGCCTGGCCTCTACCTCGACGGGCTGCTGCTCGCAGCCCCCGGCCTCCAGGACCAAGTCCGCGCCGTGGTCTCCCGCTACGCCGAAGTCGAGGCTGCCGTCGCCGACCGCCTCCCCGAGCCACCGGCCGACTGA
- the dnaB gene encoding replicative DNA helicase, with the protein MSAAQVYDDRDLDRTPPQDLEAEQSVLGAMLMSKDAISDVVEVLRGVDFYRPNHETIFDAIINLYGRGEPADAITVAGELGKIGQLAKVGGAVYLHDLLSSVSIAANAPYYAEIVRDKAVLRRLVNASIRIAQLGYQGQGEVDKIVDEAQQTLFEVTEKKASEDYKSIRELLEPTFDEIESIQSSGDALSGVPTGFTELDRLTNGFHAGQMIIVAARPGVGKSTFALDICRSAAIHHDLTAAFFSLEMSRTEIVMKILSAEASVPLGRIRGGGGKMDETDWQRITDKSAVLGEKNLFIDDSPNLTMMEIRAKARRLKQRNDLQLLAIDYIQLMSSGKKVESRQLEVSEFSRQIKLLAKELEIPVIALSQLSRNTEARKDGIPQLSDLRESGSLEQDADMVIMIHRPEMYSQNPTDEERGLAAFHIPKHRNGETGKIDALFQGHYSRFTNAPM; encoded by the coding sequence ATGTCGGCCGCTCAGGTCTACGACGACCGCGACCTCGATCGCACCCCGCCTCAGGACCTCGAGGCGGAGCAGAGCGTGCTCGGCGCCATGCTGATGTCGAAGGATGCCATCAGCGACGTCGTCGAGGTGCTGCGCGGCGTCGACTTCTACCGCCCCAACCACGAGACGATCTTCGACGCGATCATCAACCTCTACGGCCGCGGCGAGCCGGCGGATGCCATCACCGTGGCCGGCGAGCTCGGTAAGATCGGCCAGCTGGCGAAGGTCGGCGGCGCCGTCTACCTCCACGACCTGCTCTCCAGCGTCTCCATCGCTGCCAACGCGCCCTACTACGCGGAGATCGTGCGCGACAAGGCCGTCCTCCGACGCCTCGTCAACGCCTCCATCCGCATCGCGCAGCTCGGCTACCAGGGCCAGGGCGAGGTCGACAAGATCGTCGACGAGGCGCAGCAGACTCTCTTCGAGGTCACCGAGAAGAAGGCTTCCGAGGACTACAAGTCCATCCGCGAGCTGTTGGAGCCCACGTTCGACGAGATCGAGTCCATCCAGTCCTCGGGCGACGCACTTTCGGGCGTCCCCACCGGATTCACGGAACTGGACCGGCTCACCAACGGCTTCCACGCAGGCCAGATGATCATCGTGGCCGCCCGACCCGGCGTCGGGAAGTCGACGTTCGCGCTCGACATCTGCCGCAGCGCCGCAATCCACCACGACCTCACCGCCGCGTTCTTCTCGCTCGAGATGAGCCGCACCGAGATCGTGATGAAGATCCTGTCGGCGGAGGCCTCCGTCCCGCTCGGCCGCATCCGCGGCGGCGGCGGCAAAATGGACGAGACCGACTGGCAGCGCATCACGGACAAGTCGGCCGTCCTCGGCGAGAAGAACCTCTTCATCGACGACTCCCCCAACCTCACGATGATGGAGATCCGCGCCAAGGCGCGGCGCCTGAAGCAGCGCAATGACCTGCAGCTGCTCGCCATCGACTACATCCAGCTGATGAGTTCCGGTAAGAAGGTCGAGTCCCGCCAGCTGGAGGTCTCGGAGTTCTCCCGCCAGATCAAGCTGCTCGCCAAGGAGCTGGAGATCCCGGTCATCGCGCTGTCGCAGCTGTCGCGTAACACCGAGGCACGCAAAGACGGCATCCCGCAGCTGAGCGACCTCCGAGAGTCCGGCTCGCTCGAGCAGGACGCAGACATGGTCATCATGATCCACCGCCCGGAGATGTACTCGCAGAACCCCACCGACGAGGAGCGCGGCCTTGCCGCCTTCCACATCCCGAAGCACCGCAATGGCGAGACGGGCAAGATCGACGCCCTGTTCCAGGGGCACTACTCCCGGTTCACCAACGCCCCCATGTGA
- a CDS encoding metal-sensitive transcriptional regulator, producing the protein MNEHAHHGYTPQKAEYLRRLKLIEGQARGIARMVEEDKYCIDVLTQISAVTSALKAVSMGLLEDHLSHCVADAARKGGPEADEKLDEAMQAIRRLAK; encoded by the coding sequence ATGAACGAGCATGCGCATCACGGCTACACGCCTCAGAAGGCGGAGTACCTGCGTCGGCTGAAGCTGATCGAGGGCCAGGCGCGCGGGATCGCGCGGATGGTGGAGGAGGACAAGTACTGCATCGACGTCCTCACCCAGATCTCGGCCGTGACCAGTGCGCTCAAGGCCGTCTCCATGGGCCTCCTGGAGGACCACCTGTCCCACTGCGTCGCCGACGCCGCTCGCAAGGGCGGACCCGAGGCCGACGAGAAGCTCGACGAGGCCATGCAGGCCATCCGCCGGCTCGCGAAGTAA
- a CDS encoding heavy-metal-associated domain-containing protein: MIATYTVSGMTCGNCVNHVTEEVSEVEGVKNVNVQLEGTMSVESDERIPFDFIVEAVREAGDYTVVEA, encoded by the coding sequence ATGATCGCCACGTACACCGTCTCGGGAATGACCTGCGGCAACTGCGTCAACCACGTCACGGAGGAGGTCTCCGAGGTCGAGGGCGTGAAGAACGTCAACGTGCAGCTCGAAGGGACCATGTCGGTCGAGTCCGACGAGCGCATCCCCTTCGACTTCATCGTCGAAGCCGTCCGTGAAGCGGGCGACTACACCGTCGTCGAGGCCTGA
- a CDS encoding heavy metal translocating P-type ATPase, translating to MSTTTINLDISGMTCASCAARIEKKLNKVDGVSATVNFATEKATVDAPVGLTATDLIEVVEKAGYGASLPAPTRRNDDETAELGRRAVTSFLLSVPVVAVSMVPALQFDGWQWLALVASTFVVLWLGRGFHRAAWVNLRHGTTTMDTLVSLGTLTAYAWSLYAMLFGHAGMIGMKHSFTFDLVAQDAMGFIYFEAAVTIISFLLLGRWIEARAKSESGAAMRALLEVGAKSATLLADGRESQVDVASLRVGDRVVVRPGEKVAVDGVIVEGRSAVDASIITGESLPVEVEEGDDVVGGSINTVGRLVVEARAVGSDSQLARIAQMVEEAQTGKADVQRLADKVSGIFVPVVLVVAAVTLVAHLALAHGWTMALSAAISVLIIACPCALGLATPSALMVGTGRGAQLGTVIRGPQALERARRVDVVMFDKTGTLTTGQMSVVDVEPADGVTRDELLRLAAAVESGSEHPIARAIVASVPQHEPVSGFVNVAGRGVKGEVDGRVIYAGSPVFISELGHLSPTWRGDRLGSILEIADDHDVLGRIVVSDTVKDSAAVAVAQLKDLGITPVMLSGDNEATARSVAGQLGIDEVRAGVTPAGKVEAVHELQAAGHRVAMVGDGVNDAAAIAAADLGIAMGTGTDAAIAAGDITVMRHDLGAVVDAVRLARATLRTIRSNLVWAFGYNTAAIPLAAIGMLTPMIAGAAMAFSSVFVVLNSLRLRGFRSSANQLSLKD from the coding sequence GTGTCCACCACCACGATCAACCTCGACATCTCGGGCATGACCTGCGCCTCGTGCGCGGCCCGGATCGAGAAGAAGCTCAACAAGGTCGACGGCGTGTCCGCGACGGTCAACTTCGCGACCGAGAAGGCGACCGTCGACGCTCCGGTCGGACTGACCGCCACCGACCTGATCGAGGTGGTGGAGAAGGCCGGCTACGGCGCGAGCCTTCCCGCCCCGACCCGGCGCAACGACGACGAGACGGCGGAGCTAGGGCGACGCGCCGTCACGTCGTTCCTGCTGAGCGTCCCCGTCGTCGCCGTGTCGATGGTGCCGGCGCTGCAGTTCGACGGCTGGCAATGGCTCGCGCTCGTGGCGTCGACGTTCGTCGTCCTCTGGCTCGGACGCGGCTTCCACAGGGCCGCCTGGGTCAACCTGCGACACGGCACCACGACGATGGACACGCTCGTCAGCCTCGGCACGCTGACCGCCTACGCCTGGTCGCTCTACGCCATGCTGTTCGGCCACGCAGGCATGATCGGCATGAAGCACAGCTTCACGTTCGACCTGGTCGCCCAGGACGCCATGGGCTTCATCTACTTCGAGGCCGCCGTCACGATCATCTCGTTCCTGCTGCTGGGTAGGTGGATCGAGGCCCGCGCGAAGAGCGAGTCCGGGGCGGCGATGCGCGCGCTTCTGGAGGTCGGGGCGAAGAGCGCGACGCTGCTGGCGGACGGTCGCGAGAGCCAGGTCGATGTCGCGAGTCTGCGCGTCGGGGACCGTGTCGTCGTGCGACCGGGCGAGAAGGTCGCGGTCGACGGGGTCATCGTCGAGGGTCGCTCCGCCGTCGACGCCTCCATCATCACGGGCGAGTCCCTGCCCGTCGAGGTGGAAGAGGGTGACGACGTCGTCGGCGGCTCCATCAACACCGTCGGCAGGCTGGTGGTGGAGGCCCGCGCCGTCGGCTCGGACTCCCAGCTGGCCCGCATCGCGCAGATGGTCGAGGAGGCGCAGACCGGCAAGGCCGACGTCCAGCGCCTCGCGGACAAGGTCTCGGGCATCTTCGTGCCCGTCGTACTCGTCGTTGCCGCCGTCACCCTGGTCGCACACCTGGCCCTGGCGCACGGCTGGACCATGGCCCTCTCGGCCGCGATCTCCGTCCTGATCATCGCCTGCCCCTGCGCTCTGGGTCTGGCGACGCCGTCGGCCCTCATGGTCGGCACGGGTCGTGGCGCGCAGCTCGGCACCGTCATCCGCGGCCCGCAGGCGCTGGAGCGGGCTCGCCGTGTGGACGTGGTGATGTTCGACAAGACCGGCACCCTGACCACCGGACAGATGTCCGTCGTCGACGTCGAGCCCGCAGACGGGGTGACCCGCGACGAGCTGCTGAGGCTGGCCGCTGCCGTCGAGTCCGGCTCCGAGCACCCGATCGCCCGCGCGATCGTCGCGTCCGTGCCCCAGCACGAGCCGGTTTCCGGGTTTGTCAACGTCGCGGGGCGCGGCGTCAAGGGCGAGGTCGACGGTCGCGTCATCTACGCCGGATCCCCTGTCTTCATCTCCGAGCTCGGCCACCTGTCCCCGACCTGGCGGGGCGACCGGCTCGGCAGCATCCTGGAGATCGCCGACGACCACGACGTGCTCGGCCGCATCGTCGTCTCCGACACCGTCAAGGACAGCGCCGCCGTCGCCGTGGCGCAGCTCAAGGACCTCGGCATCACGCCCGTGATGCTGAGCGGGGACAACGAGGCGACCGCCCGCTCCGTCGCCGGCCAGCTCGGCATCGACGAGGTGCGCGCAGGGGTCACCCCGGCCGGCAAGGTCGAGGCCGTCCATGAACTCCAGGCCGCCGGCCACAGGGTGGCGATGGTGGGCGACGGCGTCAACGACGCCGCCGCGATCGCGGCCGCCGACCTCGGCATCGCCATGGGCACCGGCACGGACGCGGCCATCGCGGCCGGCGACATCACCGTGATGCGGCACGACCTCGGCGCCGTTGTCGACGCGGTGCGGCTGGCGCGCGCCACACTGCGCACCATCAGGTCCAACCTGGTGTGGGCATTCGGCTACAACACCGCTGCCATCCCGCTTGCCGCGATCGGCATGCTGACGCCCATGATCGCGGGCGCCGCGATGGCCTTCTCGAGCGTCTTCGTCGTGCTCAACAGCCTCCGTCTGAGGGGCTTCAGGTCGTCCGCGAACCAGCTCTCCTTGAAAGATTAA